One segment of Nomia melanderi isolate GNS246 chromosome 10, iyNomMela1, whole genome shotgun sequence DNA contains the following:
- the LOC116429746 gene encoding uncharacterized protein LOC116429746 encodes MLHSCVILPALICTVRLIFNCATCAPDIGQPSDLNRHIENSFIPITMDEMYNAVGHEISMSLTQLYRHTRVTVFASHNTMVATVVCAESTAPRHRGYKFSMIWSRERRSPPQILKELKSKLRAYINQGEIQMVDHGNC; translated from the exons ATGTTGCATTCCTGCGTGATACTTCCGGCGCTAATTTGCACAGTCCGTTTGATATTCAACTGCGCCACGTGTGCGCCGGATATTGGCCAGCCGTCGGACTTGAATCGG CATatagaaaattcgtttattccAATCACGATGGACGAAATGTATAATGCTGTTGGTCATGAGATATCAATGAGCCTGACGCAGCTATACAGACACAC TCGCGTCACAGTGTTCGCGAGCCACAATACGATGGTTGCCACGGTTGTTTGCGCAGAGAGTACCGCGCCTCGCCACCGGGGATACAAGTTCTCCATGATTTGGTCTCGGGAGAGGAGGTCGCCCCCGCAGATCTTGAAGGAGCTTAAGTCCAAACTGCGAGCGTACATTAATCAAGGGGAGATTCAGATGGTGGATCACGGTAACTGTTAA